The following are encoded together in the Parabacteroides chongii genome:
- a CDS encoding alpha-L-fucosidase, giving the protein MRKNVSILLCFAFLCCLAVQGKTQSVNGTSDLRTLQQQFVDLKFGMFIHFNIPTFMSDDWADPDASPAIFNPVKLDCNQWAEAAKAAKMRYGCLTTKHHSGFCIWDTKTTGYNVMNSPLKRDVVKEYVEAFRKQGLKTMLYYSILDTHHKLRPGFITKEHIDMVKAQLTELLTNYGEITAIIIDGWDAPWSRISYEDIPFQEIYRLIKRLQPDCLVMDLNAAKYPKDALFYTDIKSYEQNAGQHISKESNQLPALSCLPINKSWFWKEEFPTSPVKDPTAIVKDNLEPFNQAYCNFILNVAPNRDGLIDPNAVEGLKQIGAIWKDNATVPGLPVYDAPITATNIAKHKPTNSSWSDDMWIMDFANDDDFTTSWRSNKQVAKPWLEVDLDKCHSFNMITITDLQGSIKSYRLLYESDGVWKEICSSDKSDKVKVHRFDRLWGNKVKIEIDRTNGQASIAEFGVYDEQR; this is encoded by the coding sequence ATGAGAAAAAATGTATCAATTCTTTTGTGTTTTGCCTTTTTATGTTGCCTGGCAGTACAGGGAAAAACACAATCGGTAAATGGAACTTCGGATCTGCGCACTTTGCAGCAGCAATTTGTCGATCTGAAATTCGGAATGTTTATCCACTTTAATATTCCGACTTTTATGAGTGACGACTGGGCTGATCCCGATGCCAGTCCGGCTATCTTTAATCCGGTGAAACTGGATTGTAACCAGTGGGCGGAAGCAGCTAAAGCGGCCAAGATGCGTTATGGCTGTCTGACGACCAAACATCACAGCGGTTTTTGTATATGGGATACGAAAACGACCGGTTATAATGTTATGAACAGTCCGCTCAAGCGGGATGTAGTAAAAGAATATGTGGAGGCTTTCCGGAAGCAGGGACTTAAAACGATGCTTTATTATTCCATACTGGATACGCATCATAAATTGCGTCCCGGCTTTATTACGAAGGAGCATATCGATATGGTGAAGGCGCAGTTGACGGAGCTTCTGACCAACTATGGTGAAATAACTGCGATCATTATCGACGGTTGGGATGCTCCCTGGTCAAGAATTTCGTATGAAGATATACCTTTCCAGGAAATTTACCGACTGATCAAACGGCTTCAGCCTGACTGTTTGGTCATGGACCTGAATGCTGCCAAATATCCGAAAGATGCTTTGTTCTATACCGATATTAAATCATACGAACAGAATGCCGGACAGCATATTTCAAAAGAATCCAATCAGTTGCCGGCTCTGTCCTGTCTGCCCATCAATAAGAGTTGGTTCTGGAAAGAAGAGTTTCCAACTTCTCCGGTGAAGGATCCGACCGCGATTGTAAAGGATAATCTGGAGCCGTTCAACCAGGCTTATTGCAATTTCATACTGAATGTGGCTCCTAACCGGGACGGATTGATTGATCCGAATGCTGTAGAAGGTTTGAAGCAGATAGGAGCTATTTGGAAAGACAATGCGACAGTCCCTGGATTGCCGGTGTATGATGCTCCGATAACAGCAACGAATATAGCAAAGCATAAACCGACTAATTCCAGCTGGAGCGATGATATGTGGATCATGGATTTTGCCAATGATGATGATTTTACAACAAGTTGGCGATCCAATAAACAGGTGGCAAAGCCTTGGCTGGAAGTCGATTTGGACAAATGTCATTCATTCAATATGATAACGATCACAGACCTGCAGGGAAGTATAAAGAGTTATCGTTTGTTATATGAATCGGATGGTGTCTGGAAAGAAATTTGTTCGAGTGATAAGTCTGATAAAGTGAAAGTACATCGTTTCGACCGTCTCTGGGGTAATAAAGTAAAAATAGAGATTGACAGAACCAACGGACAAGCTTCCATTGCGGAGTTCGGGGTGTATGATGAACAACGTTGA
- a CDS encoding SusD/RagB family nutrient-binding outer membrane lipoprotein — MKKIFSLLIGGIALISLASSCADSAYDDKYADPSKTETVGVPQVFTGLMFKGNTWMNPIYYRHWIQSTTSGLFSGIIGTNNARGRYMGSGEGRYDDRWKNFYDMVTQLRLLEYTYENLPEVEKPSNLVFYYLGRTLVESQLHEMLSVFGDVPYTGAGTLWRDGDYNEAKKKCVYDDDVELYKQILTNLKEVGDYFDHGNVDQKGLNALSRQDYTIAAGDATMWQKYVNSLRLRIALHLSTSGDCVAEAHAAIAEILNNPGKYPLIDNNKENMGVTPDTQKDDFNFGKSLSQALRSSGMAACSQAVLDAMNVPANGLPNDQTDPRLEVMYDCNPEGEYIAYDVMMTDAEISNLIDQKHQEYVQKGMPDANYFCEIDSIAAAGWKEYQGNENIFGLWLSAAEVSLSKAEAYLMGYGVAADVNKAKTHFVEGVKLSTEYYWDMKETSSLYKPGNDSYRGFRPLVRPTDDEITAYAESIWKPTQEAVCTQLWLNFGFLNKLEAWNVTRRTGYPVVGFATDNQVTAFPTPPNRLPYPSDELTYNSDNCQAAIAKNYEESSGYYTNLFWAKKDYYKMVR; from the coding sequence ATGAAAAAGATATTTTCATTGTTAATAGGAGGAATCGCACTGATATCGCTCGCTTCATCATGTGCCGATTCAGCGTATGATGACAAGTATGCTGATCCCTCCAAGACAGAAACAGTAGGCGTTCCTCAGGTATTTACCGGTCTAATGTTCAAAGGTAATACATGGATGAACCCGATTTACTATCGTCATTGGATACAATCTACCACATCCGGTCTTTTCTCCGGTATTATCGGTACCAACAATGCACGCGGCCGCTATATGGGTTCTGGAGAAGGTCGCTACGACGATCGTTGGAAAAACTTCTATGACATGGTAACCCAGCTGCGTTTGCTGGAATATACCTATGAAAATCTTCCCGAGGTTGAAAAACCATCGAACTTGGTATTCTATTATTTGGGTCGTACGTTGGTTGAATCACAGTTGCATGAAATGTTGTCGGTATTCGGTGATGTTCCCTACACCGGTGCCGGAACTCTTTGGAGAGACGGTGACTACAATGAGGCTAAAAAGAAGTGCGTTTACGACGACGATGTAGAACTATACAAGCAGATTCTTACCAACTTGAAAGAGGTAGGCGACTATTTCGACCACGGCAATGTGGATCAGAAAGGATTAAATGCATTAAGCCGCCAAGATTATACAATCGCAGCTGGTGATGCTACTATGTGGCAGAAATACGTAAACTCGCTCCGTCTGCGTATTGCCCTTCATTTGTCAACCTCCGGTGATTGCGTAGCGGAAGCTCATGCCGCCATTGCTGAAATCCTGAACAATCCGGGCAAGTATCCGCTGATTGACAACAATAAGGAAAATATGGGAGTGACACCCGACACCCAAAAAGATGACTTCAACTTTGGTAAGTCACTGTCGCAAGCACTTCGTTCAAGTGGCATGGCAGCTTGTTCACAAGCAGTTCTGGATGCTATGAATGTACCAGCAAACGGTCTACCCAATGACCAGACTGACCCACGTTTGGAAGTAATGTACGACTGTAACCCAGAGGGCGAATATATCGCTTACGATGTCATGATGACCGATGCAGAAATATCTAACTTGATAGATCAAAAGCATCAGGAATATGTACAGAAAGGCATGCCAGATGCCAACTATTTCTGTGAAATTGACTCTATCGCAGCTGCCGGCTGGAAAGAGTATCAGGGAAATGAAAACATATTCGGTTTATGGTTGAGCGCAGCAGAGGTTAGCCTCAGCAAGGCAGAAGCCTATTTGATGGGTTATGGTGTAGCAGCTGACGTCAACAAGGCGAAAACTCACTTCGTAGAAGGTGTGAAACTGTCTACTGAATATTACTGGGATATGAAGGAAACAAGTTCGCTTTATAAGCCAGGCAACGATAGCTACAGAGGATTCCGTCCATTGGTTAGACCGACAGATGATGAAATCACAGCATACGCTGAAAGTATCTGGAAACCGACACAGGAAGCTGTCTGCACTCAGTTATGGTTAAACTTCGGTTTCTTGAACAAGCTGGAAGCCTGGAATGTGACACGTCGTACCGGTTATCCTGTTGTTGGATTCGCAACAGACAACCAGGTGACCGCTTTCCCGACTCCTCCAAATCGCTTACCCTATCCAAGTGATGAGCTGACTTACAACAGTGACAACTGCCAGGCAGCGATCGCCAAGAACTACGAAGAGTCATCCGGTTATTACACCAACCTCTTCTGGGCTAAGAAAGATTATTACAAAATGGTTCGATAA